The Oncorhynchus nerka isolate Pitt River linkage group LG9a, Oner_Uvic_2.0, whole genome shotgun sequence genome has a segment encoding these proteins:
- the LOC115123516 gene encoding COP9 signalosome complex subunit 2-like isoform X2 codes for MSDMEDDFMCDDEEDYDLVNSSEEYSEDSNSEPNVDLENQYYNSKALKEDDPKAALISFQKVLELEGEKGEWGFKALKQMIKINFKLTNFPEMMNRYKQLLTYIRSAVTRNYSEKSINSILDYISTSKQMDLLQEFYETTLDALKDAKNDRLWFKTNTKLGKLYLEREEYGKLQKILRQLHQSCQVKKHSSSMQSEVFTETDDGEDDLKKGTQLLEIYALEIQMYTAQKNNKKLKALYEQSLHIKSAIPHPLIMGVIRECGGKMHLREGEFEKAHTDFFEAFKNYDESGSPRRTTCLKYLVLANMLMKSGINPFDSQEAKPYKNDPDILAMTNLVSSYQNNDITEFEKILKTNHSNIMDDPFIREHIEELLRNIRTQVLIKLIKPYTRIHIPFISKELNIYVCDVESLLVQCILDGTINGRIDQVNQLLELDHQKRNGARYMALDKWTNQLNTLNQAIVSKLA; via the exons ATGTCTGATATGGAAGATGACTTCATGTGCGATGATGAAGAGGATTATGATCTGGTAAACTCCTCAGAA GAATACTCAGAGGACAGCAACTCTGAGCCCAATGTTGATTTAGAGAATCAATACTACAATTCAAAGGCTTTGAAGGAGGATGACCCCAAAGCAGCTCTCATCAGCTTCCAGAAG GTCTTAGAGCTGGAGGGTGAGAAAGGAGAATGGGGTTTCAAGGCCTTGAAACAGATGATTAAGATTAACTTCAAACTG ACAAATTTCCCTGAAATGATGAACAGGTACAAGCAGCTGTTGACATACATCCGGAGTGCAGTTACAAGAAACTATTCTGAAAAATCCATCAATTCCATCCTTGATTATATCTCAACGTCAAAGCAG ATGGACTTGCTGCAGGAGTTTTATGAAACAACGTTGGATGCATTAAAGGATGCCAAAAACGACAGGCTTTGGTTTAAAACCAACACTAAA CTTGGGAAGTTGTacctggagagagaagagtatggtaaaCTTCAGAAGATCCTGAGGCAGCTGcaccagtcctgtcaggtgaagAAACACTCCTCATCAATGCAATCAGAGGTTTTCACAGAG ACGGATGACGGTGAGGATGACCTGAAGAAAGGCACCCAGCTCTTGGAGATCTATGCTCTGGAGATCCAGATGTATACGGCCCAGAAGAACAACAAGAAGCTGAAGGCGCTGTATGAACAGTCTCTACACATCAAGTCTGCCATCCCTCACCCTCTCATCATGGGAGTCATCAGAG AGTGTGGAGGTAAAATGCATTTGAGAGAAGGGGAGTTTGAGAAGGCTCACACAGACTTCTTCGAGGCGTTTAAGAACTACGATGAATCAGGAAGTCCCCGACGAACCACCTGTCTAAAGTACCTGGTGTTGGCCAACATGCTGATGAAGTCTGGAATCAACCCCTTCGACTCACAGGAG GCTAAACCCTATAAAAATGATCCAGACATCCTTGCAATGACTAACTTGGTCAG TTCCTACCAGAACAATGACATCACAGAGTTTGAGAAGATCCTGAAGACCAATCACAGTAACATAATGGATGATCCGTTCATAAGGGAACATATAGAAG AGTTATTACGAAATATAAGGACGCAAGTGCTTATCAAATTAATCAAGCCTTACACGAGAATACACATACCTTTTATTTCCAAG GAATTAAACATTTATGTCTGCGACGTGGAAAGCCTCCTAGTTCAATGCATTCTAGACGG CACGATCAACGGCCGCATCGACCAAGTCAACCAACTGTTGGAGCTGGATCACCAGAAGAGGAATGGAGCCCGATACATGGCTTTAGATAAATGGACGAATCAGCTGAATACTCTCAACCAGGCCATCGTCAGCAAACTGGCCTAA
- the LOC115123516 gene encoding COP9 signalosome complex subunit 2-like isoform X1, with translation MSDMEDDFMCDDEEDYDLVNSSEEYSEDSNSEPNVDLENQYYNSKALKEDDPKAALISFQKVLELEGEKGEWGFKALKQMIKINFKLTNFPEMMNRYKQLLTYIRSAVTRNYSEKSINSILDYISTSKQMDLLQEFYETTLDALKDAKNDRLWFKTNTKLGKLYLEREEYGKLQKILRQLHQSCQVKKHSSSMQSEVFTEVFTETDDGEDDLKKGTQLLEIYALEIQMYTAQKNNKKLKALYEQSLHIKSAIPHPLIMGVIRECGGKMHLREGEFEKAHTDFFEAFKNYDESGSPRRTTCLKYLVLANMLMKSGINPFDSQEAKPYKNDPDILAMTNLVSSYQNNDITEFEKILKTNHSNIMDDPFIREHIEELLRNIRTQVLIKLIKPYTRIHIPFISKELNIYVCDVESLLVQCILDGTINGRIDQVNQLLELDHQKRNGARYMALDKWTNQLNTLNQAIVSKLA, from the exons ATGTCTGATATGGAAGATGACTTCATGTGCGATGATGAAGAGGATTATGATCTGGTAAACTCCTCAGAA GAATACTCAGAGGACAGCAACTCTGAGCCCAATGTTGATTTAGAGAATCAATACTACAATTCAAAGGCTTTGAAGGAGGATGACCCCAAAGCAGCTCTCATCAGCTTCCAGAAG GTCTTAGAGCTGGAGGGTGAGAAAGGAGAATGGGGTTTCAAGGCCTTGAAACAGATGATTAAGATTAACTTCAAACTG ACAAATTTCCCTGAAATGATGAACAGGTACAAGCAGCTGTTGACATACATCCGGAGTGCAGTTACAAGAAACTATTCTGAAAAATCCATCAATTCCATCCTTGATTATATCTCAACGTCAAAGCAG ATGGACTTGCTGCAGGAGTTTTATGAAACAACGTTGGATGCATTAAAGGATGCCAAAAACGACAGGCTTTGGTTTAAAACCAACACTAAA CTTGGGAAGTTGTacctggagagagaagagtatggtaaaCTTCAGAAGATCCTGAGGCAGCTGcaccagtcctgtcaggtgaagAAACACTCCTCATCAATGCAATCAGAGGTTTTCACAGAGGTCTTTACAGAG ACGGATGACGGTGAGGATGACCTGAAGAAAGGCACCCAGCTCTTGGAGATCTATGCTCTGGAGATCCAGATGTATACGGCCCAGAAGAACAACAAGAAGCTGAAGGCGCTGTATGAACAGTCTCTACACATCAAGTCTGCCATCCCTCACCCTCTCATCATGGGAGTCATCAGAG AGTGTGGAGGTAAAATGCATTTGAGAGAAGGGGAGTTTGAGAAGGCTCACACAGACTTCTTCGAGGCGTTTAAGAACTACGATGAATCAGGAAGTCCCCGACGAACCACCTGTCTAAAGTACCTGGTGTTGGCCAACATGCTGATGAAGTCTGGAATCAACCCCTTCGACTCACAGGAG GCTAAACCCTATAAAAATGATCCAGACATCCTTGCAATGACTAACTTGGTCAG TTCCTACCAGAACAATGACATCACAGAGTTTGAGAAGATCCTGAAGACCAATCACAGTAACATAATGGATGATCCGTTCATAAGGGAACATATAGAAG AGTTATTACGAAATATAAGGACGCAAGTGCTTATCAAATTAATCAAGCCTTACACGAGAATACACATACCTTTTATTTCCAAG GAATTAAACATTTATGTCTGCGACGTGGAAAGCCTCCTAGTTCAATGCATTCTAGACGG CACGATCAACGGCCGCATCGACCAAGTCAACCAACTGTTGGAGCTGGATCACCAGAAGAGGAATGGAGCCCGATACATGGCTTTAGATAAATGGACGAATCAGCTGAATACTCTCAACCAGGCCATCGTCAGCAAACTGGCCTAA
- the LOC115123516 gene encoding COP9 signalosome complex subunit 2-like isoform X3 yields the protein MSDMEDDFMCDDEEDYDLEYSEDSNSEPNVDLENQYYNSKALKEDDPKAALISFQKVLELEGEKGEWGFKALKQMIKINFKLTNFPEMMNRYKQLLTYIRSAVTRNYSEKSINSILDYISTSKQMDLLQEFYETTLDALKDAKNDRLWFKTNTKLGKLYLEREEYGKLQKILRQLHQSCQVKKHSSSMQSEVFTEVFTETDDGEDDLKKGTQLLEIYALEIQMYTAQKNNKKLKALYEQSLHIKSAIPHPLIMGVIRECGGKMHLREGEFEKAHTDFFEAFKNYDESGSPRRTTCLKYLVLANMLMKSGINPFDSQEAKPYKNDPDILAMTNLVSSYQNNDITEFEKILKTNHSNIMDDPFIREHIEELLRNIRTQVLIKLIKPYTRIHIPFISKELNIYVCDVESLLVQCILDGTINGRIDQVNQLLELDHQKRNGARYMALDKWTNQLNTLNQAIVSKLA from the exons ATGTCTGATATGGAAGATGACTTCATGTGCGATGATGAAGAGGATTATGATCTG GAATACTCAGAGGACAGCAACTCTGAGCCCAATGTTGATTTAGAGAATCAATACTACAATTCAAAGGCTTTGAAGGAGGATGACCCCAAAGCAGCTCTCATCAGCTTCCAGAAG GTCTTAGAGCTGGAGGGTGAGAAAGGAGAATGGGGTTTCAAGGCCTTGAAACAGATGATTAAGATTAACTTCAAACTG ACAAATTTCCCTGAAATGATGAACAGGTACAAGCAGCTGTTGACATACATCCGGAGTGCAGTTACAAGAAACTATTCTGAAAAATCCATCAATTCCATCCTTGATTATATCTCAACGTCAAAGCAG ATGGACTTGCTGCAGGAGTTTTATGAAACAACGTTGGATGCATTAAAGGATGCCAAAAACGACAGGCTTTGGTTTAAAACCAACACTAAA CTTGGGAAGTTGTacctggagagagaagagtatggtaaaCTTCAGAAGATCCTGAGGCAGCTGcaccagtcctgtcaggtgaagAAACACTCCTCATCAATGCAATCAGAGGTTTTCACAGAGGTCTTTACAGAG ACGGATGACGGTGAGGATGACCTGAAGAAAGGCACCCAGCTCTTGGAGATCTATGCTCTGGAGATCCAGATGTATACGGCCCAGAAGAACAACAAGAAGCTGAAGGCGCTGTATGAACAGTCTCTACACATCAAGTCTGCCATCCCTCACCCTCTCATCATGGGAGTCATCAGAG AGTGTGGAGGTAAAATGCATTTGAGAGAAGGGGAGTTTGAGAAGGCTCACACAGACTTCTTCGAGGCGTTTAAGAACTACGATGAATCAGGAAGTCCCCGACGAACCACCTGTCTAAAGTACCTGGTGTTGGCCAACATGCTGATGAAGTCTGGAATCAACCCCTTCGACTCACAGGAG GCTAAACCCTATAAAAATGATCCAGACATCCTTGCAATGACTAACTTGGTCAG TTCCTACCAGAACAATGACATCACAGAGTTTGAGAAGATCCTGAAGACCAATCACAGTAACATAATGGATGATCCGTTCATAAGGGAACATATAGAAG AGTTATTACGAAATATAAGGACGCAAGTGCTTATCAAATTAATCAAGCCTTACACGAGAATACACATACCTTTTATTTCCAAG GAATTAAACATTTATGTCTGCGACGTGGAAAGCCTCCTAGTTCAATGCATTCTAGACGG CACGATCAACGGCCGCATCGACCAAGTCAACCAACTGTTGGAGCTGGATCACCAGAAGAGGAATGGAGCCCGATACATGGCTTTAGATAAATGGACGAATCAGCTGAATACTCTCAACCAGGCCATCGTCAGCAAACTGGCCTAA
- the LOC115123516 gene encoding COP9 signalosome complex subunit 2-like isoform X4 has translation MSDMEDDFMCDDEEDYDLVNSSEEYSEDSNSEPNVDLENQYYNSKALKEDDPKAALISFQKVLELEGEKGEWGFKALKQMIKINFKLTNFPEMMNRYKQLLTYIRSAVTRNYSEKSINSILDYISTSKQMDLLQEFYETTLDALKDAKNDRLWFKTNTKLGKLYLEREEYGKLQKILRQLHQSCQTDDGEDDLKKGTQLLEIYALEIQMYTAQKNNKKLKALYEQSLHIKSAIPHPLIMGVIRECGGKMHLREGEFEKAHTDFFEAFKNYDESGSPRRTTCLKYLVLANMLMKSGINPFDSQEAKPYKNDPDILAMTNLVSSYQNNDITEFEKILKTNHSNIMDDPFIREHIEELLRNIRTQVLIKLIKPYTRIHIPFISKELNIYVCDVESLLVQCILDGTINGRIDQVNQLLELDHQKRNGARYMALDKWTNQLNTLNQAIVSKLA, from the exons ATGTCTGATATGGAAGATGACTTCATGTGCGATGATGAAGAGGATTATGATCTGGTAAACTCCTCAGAA GAATACTCAGAGGACAGCAACTCTGAGCCCAATGTTGATTTAGAGAATCAATACTACAATTCAAAGGCTTTGAAGGAGGATGACCCCAAAGCAGCTCTCATCAGCTTCCAGAAG GTCTTAGAGCTGGAGGGTGAGAAAGGAGAATGGGGTTTCAAGGCCTTGAAACAGATGATTAAGATTAACTTCAAACTG ACAAATTTCCCTGAAATGATGAACAGGTACAAGCAGCTGTTGACATACATCCGGAGTGCAGTTACAAGAAACTATTCTGAAAAATCCATCAATTCCATCCTTGATTATATCTCAACGTCAAAGCAG ATGGACTTGCTGCAGGAGTTTTATGAAACAACGTTGGATGCATTAAAGGATGCCAAAAACGACAGGCTTTGGTTTAAAACCAACACTAAA CTTGGGAAGTTGTacctggagagagaagagtatggtaaaCTTCAGAAGATCCTGAGGCAGCTGcaccagtcctgtcag ACGGATGACGGTGAGGATGACCTGAAGAAAGGCACCCAGCTCTTGGAGATCTATGCTCTGGAGATCCAGATGTATACGGCCCAGAAGAACAACAAGAAGCTGAAGGCGCTGTATGAACAGTCTCTACACATCAAGTCTGCCATCCCTCACCCTCTCATCATGGGAGTCATCAGAG AGTGTGGAGGTAAAATGCATTTGAGAGAAGGGGAGTTTGAGAAGGCTCACACAGACTTCTTCGAGGCGTTTAAGAACTACGATGAATCAGGAAGTCCCCGACGAACCACCTGTCTAAAGTACCTGGTGTTGGCCAACATGCTGATGAAGTCTGGAATCAACCCCTTCGACTCACAGGAG GCTAAACCCTATAAAAATGATCCAGACATCCTTGCAATGACTAACTTGGTCAG TTCCTACCAGAACAATGACATCACAGAGTTTGAGAAGATCCTGAAGACCAATCACAGTAACATAATGGATGATCCGTTCATAAGGGAACATATAGAAG AGTTATTACGAAATATAAGGACGCAAGTGCTTATCAAATTAATCAAGCCTTACACGAGAATACACATACCTTTTATTTCCAAG GAATTAAACATTTATGTCTGCGACGTGGAAAGCCTCCTAGTTCAATGCATTCTAGACGG CACGATCAACGGCCGCATCGACCAAGTCAACCAACTGTTGGAGCTGGATCACCAGAAGAGGAATGGAGCCCGATACATGGCTTTAGATAAATGGACGAATCAGCTGAATACTCTCAACCAGGCCATCGTCAGCAAACTGGCCTAA
- the LOC115123516 gene encoding COP9 signalosome complex subunit 2-like isoform X5 yields the protein MSDMEDDFMCDDEEDYDLEYSEDSNSEPNVDLENQYYNSKALKEDDPKAALISFQKVLELEGEKGEWGFKALKQMIKINFKLTNFPEMMNRYKQLLTYIRSAVTRNYSEKSINSILDYISTSKQMDLLQEFYETTLDALKDAKNDRLWFKTNTKLGKLYLEREEYGKLQKILRQLHQSCQTDDGEDDLKKGTQLLEIYALEIQMYTAQKNNKKLKALYEQSLHIKSAIPHPLIMGVIRECGGKMHLREGEFEKAHTDFFEAFKNYDESGSPRRTTCLKYLVLANMLMKSGINPFDSQEAKPYKNDPDILAMTNLVSSYQNNDITEFEKILKTNHSNIMDDPFIREHIEELLRNIRTQVLIKLIKPYTRIHIPFISKELNIYVCDVESLLVQCILDGTINGRIDQVNQLLELDHQKRNGARYMALDKWTNQLNTLNQAIVSKLA from the exons ATGTCTGATATGGAAGATGACTTCATGTGCGATGATGAAGAGGATTATGATCTG GAATACTCAGAGGACAGCAACTCTGAGCCCAATGTTGATTTAGAGAATCAATACTACAATTCAAAGGCTTTGAAGGAGGATGACCCCAAAGCAGCTCTCATCAGCTTCCAGAAG GTCTTAGAGCTGGAGGGTGAGAAAGGAGAATGGGGTTTCAAGGCCTTGAAACAGATGATTAAGATTAACTTCAAACTG ACAAATTTCCCTGAAATGATGAACAGGTACAAGCAGCTGTTGACATACATCCGGAGTGCAGTTACAAGAAACTATTCTGAAAAATCCATCAATTCCATCCTTGATTATATCTCAACGTCAAAGCAG ATGGACTTGCTGCAGGAGTTTTATGAAACAACGTTGGATGCATTAAAGGATGCCAAAAACGACAGGCTTTGGTTTAAAACCAACACTAAA CTTGGGAAGTTGTacctggagagagaagagtatggtaaaCTTCAGAAGATCCTGAGGCAGCTGcaccagtcctgtcag ACGGATGACGGTGAGGATGACCTGAAGAAAGGCACCCAGCTCTTGGAGATCTATGCTCTGGAGATCCAGATGTATACGGCCCAGAAGAACAACAAGAAGCTGAAGGCGCTGTATGAACAGTCTCTACACATCAAGTCTGCCATCCCTCACCCTCTCATCATGGGAGTCATCAGAG AGTGTGGAGGTAAAATGCATTTGAGAGAAGGGGAGTTTGAGAAGGCTCACACAGACTTCTTCGAGGCGTTTAAGAACTACGATGAATCAGGAAGTCCCCGACGAACCACCTGTCTAAAGTACCTGGTGTTGGCCAACATGCTGATGAAGTCTGGAATCAACCCCTTCGACTCACAGGAG GCTAAACCCTATAAAAATGATCCAGACATCCTTGCAATGACTAACTTGGTCAG TTCCTACCAGAACAATGACATCACAGAGTTTGAGAAGATCCTGAAGACCAATCACAGTAACATAATGGATGATCCGTTCATAAGGGAACATATAGAAG AGTTATTACGAAATATAAGGACGCAAGTGCTTATCAAATTAATCAAGCCTTACACGAGAATACACATACCTTTTATTTCCAAG GAATTAAACATTTATGTCTGCGACGTGGAAAGCCTCCTAGTTCAATGCATTCTAGACGG CACGATCAACGGCCGCATCGACCAAGTCAACCAACTGTTGGAGCTGGATCACCAGAAGAGGAATGGAGCCCGATACATGGCTTTAGATAAATGGACGAATCAGCTGAATACTCTCAACCAGGCCATCGTCAGCAAACTGGCCTAA